The Citrifermentans bemidjiense Bem genome window below encodes:
- the rocF gene encoding arginase, which yields MENRIRMIGVPLDLGQEQRGVDLGPGALRYAGLSARLTGLGYQVEDIGNLEVPVRDVVTAERQQHYLPSIGKVCETVYQAGRTAVAQGCIPVFMGGDHSLALGSIGGVTHEQPTAVIWVDAHGDFNTPETSPSGNIHGMVLAALLGEGHSELVHLGRPGPKLSGSDVVLIGLRELDPQEKVRLRESSVNVYTMRDIDERGIGAIAREALGKLAHRTRLHLSLDLDGLDPLEVPGVGTTSPGGITYREAQLLMEIIADTKLLCSMDIVEINPILDHGNRTAKIAVELAASAFGEAIM from the coding sequence ATGGAAAACCGTATCAGGATGATAGGCGTGCCGCTGGACCTGGGGCAGGAGCAGCGCGGCGTCGACCTGGGGCCGGGGGCGCTGCGCTATGCGGGGCTGTCGGCTCGCCTCACCGGTCTGGGGTACCAAGTGGAGGATATAGGGAACCTGGAGGTGCCGGTACGTGACGTGGTGACCGCTGAGCGGCAGCAGCATTACCTTCCCTCGATAGGGAAGGTCTGCGAGACGGTTTATCAGGCAGGGCGCACGGCGGTGGCGCAAGGTTGCATCCCCGTCTTCATGGGGGGGGACCATTCGCTGGCGCTTGGCTCCATAGGCGGCGTGACCCATGAACAGCCGACGGCGGTGATCTGGGTCGACGCCCACGGCGACTTCAACACGCCTGAGACCTCCCCCAGCGGGAACATTCACGGGATGGTTTTGGCGGCGCTTTTGGGGGAAGGGCATTCGGAACTGGTGCACCTGGGGAGGCCGGGGCCGAAGCTTAGCGGCAGCGACGTGGTCCTGATCGGGCTGCGGGAGCTGGATCCGCAGGAGAAGGTCAGGCTGCGGGAGAGTTCAGTCAACGTCTACACCATGAGGGACATAGACGAGCGGGGCATCGGCGCCATCGCGCGGGAGGCGCTGGGAAAGCTCGCCCACAGGACCCGCCTGCACCTGAGCCTCGATCTCGACGGCCTGGACCCGCTGGAGGTTCCCGGCGTCGGCACCACCTCGCCGGGAGGGATCACCTACCGCGAGGCCCAGCTCCTGATGGAGATCATCGCCGATACGAAGCTTCTTTGCTCCATGGACATCGTGGAGATAAACCCGATCCTGGACCACGGCAACCGCACCGCAAAAATCGCCGTGGAACTGGCCGCCTCCGCTTTCGGGGAGGCGATCATGTAA
- the lepA gene encoding translation elongation factor 4: MVIEHIRNFSIIAHIDHGKSTLADRLLEFTGTVSAREKQDQFLDKMDLERERGITIKAQTVRLNYRADDGKDYILNLIDTPGHVDFTYEVSRSLTACEGGLLVVDASQGVEAQTLANVYLALDANLEVFVVLNKIDLPAAEPERVKAEIEEIIGLDTHDAVLASAKEGIGTKDILEEIVKKIPPPKGDATKPMKALLFDSWYDQYQGVIILVRLVDGTVKKGDKIQLMSNRKSYEVLKAGVFSPEMRETPMLSAGEVGFIIAGIREVADAKVGDTVTLLHNPCDAALPGYKEVKPMVFSGLYPIDTSQYEQLRDALAKLKLNDSSFSYDPETSLALGFGFRCGFLGLLHMEIIQERLEREFNLELITTAPTVVYRVHGTDGSLTSIQSANQLPPTQEIAYVEEPFILASIHVPNDFVGGILALCEEKRGVQREIKYLTPTRVMVVYELPLNEVVLDFYDRLKSITKGYASLDYELLDYRQSELVRLNIMINGEVVDALSLIIHKDKAYYRGRELVSKMKELIPRQMFEIAIQAAVGTKVIARETVKAMRKDVLAKCYGGDITRKRKLLEKQKEGKKRMKNVGNVELPQEAFLAILKVEG, translated from the coding sequence ATGGTAATCGAGCATATCCGCAACTTTTCCATCATCGCCCACATCGACCATGGCAAATCCACTCTGGCAGACCGCCTACTCGAATTCACCGGAACCGTTTCGGCCCGGGAAAAGCAGGACCAGTTCCTGGACAAAATGGACCTGGAACGCGAACGCGGCATCACCATCAAAGCACAGACCGTGCGACTCAACTACCGCGCCGACGACGGCAAAGACTATATCCTCAACCTGATCGACACCCCGGGCCACGTCGACTTCACTTACGAGGTCTCCCGCTCGCTCACCGCCTGCGAAGGGGGCCTGCTGGTGGTCGACGCCTCGCAGGGGGTGGAAGCCCAGACTTTAGCCAACGTCTACTTAGCCCTCGACGCCAACCTCGAGGTGTTCGTGGTGCTGAACAAGATCGATCTCCCCGCGGCCGAGCCGGAACGGGTCAAGGCCGAGATCGAGGAGATCATCGGCCTCGACACCCACGACGCGGTGCTGGCCAGCGCCAAGGAAGGGATCGGGACCAAGGACATCCTGGAAGAGATCGTCAAGAAGATCCCCCCACCCAAGGGCGACGCGACCAAGCCCATGAAGGCGCTCCTTTTCGACTCGTGGTACGACCAGTACCAGGGGGTCATCATCCTGGTCCGCCTGGTGGACGGGACGGTGAAGAAGGGTGACAAGATCCAGCTCATGTCGAACCGCAAGAGCTACGAGGTGCTTAAGGCCGGCGTCTTCTCCCCGGAAATGCGGGAGACCCCGATGCTTTCCGCCGGCGAGGTCGGGTTTATCATCGCCGGGATCCGCGAGGTGGCCGACGCAAAGGTAGGCGACACGGTGACGCTGTTGCACAACCCCTGCGACGCCGCCCTGCCGGGTTACAAGGAGGTGAAGCCGATGGTCTTCTCCGGCCTTTACCCCATCGACACCTCGCAGTACGAGCAGTTGCGCGACGCGCTGGCCAAGCTGAAACTTAACGACTCCTCGTTCTCCTACGACCCCGAGACCTCGCTCGCGCTGGGCTTCGGCTTCCGCTGCGGCTTTCTCGGGCTTTTGCACATGGAGATCATCCAGGAACGCCTGGAGCGCGAGTTCAACCTCGAACTGATCACCACGGCGCCCACCGTCGTCTACCGCGTACACGGCACCGACGGCAGCCTCACCTCGATCCAGAGCGCGAACCAGCTCCCGCCGACCCAGGAGATCGCCTACGTTGAAGAGCCGTTCATCCTCGCCTCGATCCACGTCCCCAACGACTTCGTGGGGGGGATCCTGGCCCTTTGCGAGGAGAAGCGCGGCGTGCAGCGGGAAATCAAGTACCTGACCCCTACCCGCGTCATGGTGGTCTACGAGCTCCCCTTGAACGAGGTGGTGCTCGACTTCTACGACCGGCTGAAATCGATCACCAAGGGGTACGCCTCGCTGGACTACGAGCTTCTGGACTACCGCCAGAGCGAACTGGTGCGCCTCAACATCATGATCAACGGCGAGGTGGTGGACGCGCTGTCGCTTATCATCCACAAGGACAAGGCGTACTACCGCGGTAGGGAACTGGTCTCCAAGATGAAGGAACTGATACCGCGCCAGATGTTCGAGATCGCCATCCAGGCCGCGGTAGGGACCAAGGTCATCGCGCGCGAAACGGTCAAGGCGATGAGAAAGGACGTCCTCGCCAAGTGCTACGGCGGCGACATCACCAGGAAGCGGAAACTCCTGGAGAAACAGAAAGAAGGCAAAAAGCGCATGAAGAACGTCGGCAATGTGGAGCTCCCGCAGGAGGCGTTCCTGGCTATCCTCAAGGTAGAGGGGTAG
- a CDS encoding methyl-accepting chemotaxis protein → MNLWMNLKVKTKCLCLVAIAVVTLTVFAATSLHKMSVMAGDEKNLSIAVTHVSLLNDMKNDFLAIRLDLVYMLSLEDTAKLKEKVDDLNQRKKAIDAGLAKFLSYELEPNEKELIGRFKEGYQAYLVQGAKLQELALAAVGNPQARSETVVFATGSVAPLYKKPADAVTELVALNEKDADKTYRQDVAGYRSAVVVMLVLAGFATLFMALIGLLIANSISKPLQMVFDTLAEVAGGDLTARSGIDTKDEMGMLATEVNVMADKLNETMNRVAQNSVEVAAAASQLHSTSDQIATGAEEVAAQTGTVATASEEMAATSSEIAQSCHMAAEGGKQATDRAKTGTAVVEQTVLVMNRIAQQVKSSAATVAGLGERSDQIGAIIGTIEDIADQTNLLALNAAIEAARAGEQGRGFAVVADEVRALAERTTRATREIGEMIKSIQSETREAVGAMEEGVREVENGTREAAKSGDSLQEILEQISEVTMQVNQIATAAEEQTATTGEITNNIMQITDVVQDTSRGAHTCATAASHLAGLADDLQRLVGQFTLR, encoded by the coding sequence ATGAACTTGTGGATGAACTTGAAGGTCAAGACGAAATGCCTTTGCCTGGTAGCTATAGCGGTGGTCACTCTGACAGTATTCGCAGCGACCAGCTTGCATAAAATGAGCGTCATGGCTGGCGACGAAAAGAACTTGAGCATAGCGGTCACCCATGTGAGCCTCTTGAACGACATGAAGAACGATTTTCTGGCCATCAGGCTGGACCTGGTCTACATGCTGTCCCTCGAGGACACGGCAAAGCTCAAGGAAAAGGTCGATGACCTGAACCAGCGCAAGAAGGCGATAGATGCCGGGCTGGCCAAATTCCTGAGCTATGAGTTGGAGCCCAACGAGAAAGAGTTGATCGGGCGGTTCAAGGAGGGGTACCAGGCCTACCTGGTGCAGGGCGCGAAACTGCAGGAACTGGCGCTGGCGGCCGTGGGTAACCCGCAGGCGCGTAGCGAGACCGTCGTATTCGCCACCGGGTCGGTGGCCCCGCTTTACAAGAAACCTGCCGACGCCGTCACGGAACTGGTCGCCTTGAACGAAAAGGATGCCGACAAGACCTACCGGCAGGACGTCGCCGGCTACCGTTCCGCCGTGGTGGTGATGCTGGTCCTGGCAGGTTTTGCCACCCTGTTCATGGCGCTGATAGGTCTTTTGATCGCCAACTCCATCAGCAAGCCGCTCCAGATGGTGTTCGACACCCTGGCCGAAGTCGCCGGGGGCGACCTGACCGCGCGTTCGGGAATCGATACCAAGGACGAAATGGGGATGCTGGCCACCGAGGTCAACGTGATGGCGGACAAGTTGAACGAGACCATGAACCGGGTCGCCCAGAACAGCGTGGAAGTAGCCGCTGCCGCCAGCCAGTTGCACAGCACCTCCGACCAGATAGCTACCGGGGCCGAGGAGGTCGCGGCCCAGACCGGCACCGTCGCAACAGCCAGCGAAGAGATGGCCGCCACCTCGTCGGAAATTGCCCAAAGCTGCCATATGGCAGCCGAGGGGGGCAAGCAGGCGACGGACCGGGCCAAAACCGGGACCGCGGTGGTCGAGCAGACGGTTTTGGTGATGAACCGTATCGCGCAGCAGGTGAAGTCGTCGGCTGCGACCGTAGCCGGCCTTGGCGAGCGGAGCGACCAGATCGGCGCCATCATCGGCACCATCGAGGACATCGCCGACCAGACGAACCTGTTGGCCTTGAACGCCGCCATCGAGGCCGCCCGCGCCGGCGAGCAGGGGCGCGGCTTCGCGGTAGTGGCCGACGAAGTGCGGGCCCTGGCCGAGCGCACCACCCGCGCCACCAGGGAGATCGGCGAGATGATCAAGTCGATCCAGAGCGAGACCAGGGAGGCGGTCGGCGCCATGGAGGAAGGTGTCCGCGAGGTGGAGAACGGCACCAGGGAAGCGGCGAAGTCGGGGGATTCGCTCCAGGAAATCCTGGAGCAGATCAGCGAGGTGACCATGCAGGTAAACCAGATCGCGACCGCAGCCGAGGAACAGACTGCCACCACCGGGGAGATCACCAACAACATCATGCAGATAACCGACGTGGTGCAGGATACCTCCAGGGGCGCCCACACCTGTGCCACCGCGGCGAGCCATCTTGCCGGCCTGGCCGACGACCTGCAGCGCCTGGTCGGACAGTTCACGCTCAGGTAG
- a CDS encoding ornithine cyclodeaminase family domain produces MAAHSDVIPSYTAPDFRRPKLADAPAARTIPAPGDGVLPQNYHATSNHPEYVHLGGGEWLLAPQSRMDCVIVLKGRVPEVVEPRRVRRGDPVVVGRTENGEEGIYLHIGGFLNLAEPFADKFSFRSRGTRETPFSRSYDELYQVLRHDRDHGYIVWVLGPAVAFDMDCRNAMQGLVEAGYCHALLAGNALATHDLEAARFRTGLGQNIYTQMVMPMGHYNHLDIINEVRLRGGIPQTIEGLGLSDGIMYACAKKGVPLVLAGSIRDDGPLPEVIADAYQAQDAMRVHARRATTVLAVATQLHSIAFGNMVPSYKVMEDGRVRPVYFYVVDMTEFCVDKLANRGSAQAVGLLTNAQDFVVNLWNHLKQKG; encoded by the coding sequence ATGGCGGCTCATTCAGATGTGATACCAAGCTATACCGCGCCGGATTTCCGCCGGCCCAAGCTGGCCGACGCCCCGGCGGCGCGCACGATCCCGGCTCCCGGGGATGGGGTGCTGCCGCAAAACTACCACGCCACCTCGAACCATCCCGAATACGTGCACCTGGGTGGAGGTGAGTGGCTCCTCGCGCCTCAAAGCCGCATGGACTGCGTGATCGTACTCAAGGGAAGGGTTCCGGAGGTGGTCGAGCCGCGTCGCGTGCGGCGCGGCGACCCGGTCGTGGTGGGTAGGACGGAAAACGGCGAAGAGGGGATCTACCTCCACATCGGGGGCTTCCTGAACCTGGCCGAGCCCTTCGCCGACAAGTTCTCCTTTCGCAGCCGCGGCACCCGCGAGACCCCCTTTTCCCGCTCCTACGACGAGTTGTACCAGGTGCTGCGCCACGACCGGGACCACGGCTACATCGTCTGGGTCCTGGGGCCCGCGGTAGCCTTCGACATGGACTGCCGCAACGCGATGCAGGGGCTCGTCGAGGCGGGTTACTGCCATGCACTTTTAGCGGGGAACGCGCTCGCCACCCACGACCTGGAGGCGGCGCGCTTTCGCACCGGCCTCGGGCAGAACATCTATACCCAGATGGTGATGCCGATGGGGCATTACAACCACCTGGACATCATCAACGAGGTGCGCCTGCGTGGGGGGATCCCCCAGACCATCGAAGGGCTGGGGCTTTCGGACGGCATCATGTATGCCTGCGCCAAAAAGGGCGTTCCCCTGGTTCTCGCCGGCTCCATCCGTGACGACGGCCCGCTCCCCGAGGTGATCGCCGACGCCTATCAGGCGCAGGACGCCATGAGAGTGCACGCGCGGCGCGCCACCACGGTGCTGGCCGTTGCCACGCAACTGCACTCCATAGCCTTCGGCAACATGGTTCCCAGCTACAAGGTAATGGAGGACGGAAGGGTGCGGCCGGTCTACTTTTACGTGGTGGACATGACCGAGTTCTGCGTGGACAAACTGGCCAACCGCGGCTCGGCGCAGGCGGTGGGGCTTTTGACCAACGCGCAGGATTTCGTAGTGAACCTCTGGAACCACCTGAAGCAAAAGGGATGA
- a CDS encoding DUF1858 domain-containing protein → MIRKEMTISEILRRYPETLPVFERHHLDCYDCQLADFEQLEHGATVHKIDVESLLCELNCNIKK, encoded by the coding sequence GTGATCAGGAAAGAAATGACCATCAGCGAAATCCTCAGGCGTTACCCCGAAACCCTCCCGGTCTTCGAACGCCACCACCTTGATTGCTACGACTGCCAACTGGCGGATTTCGAGCAACTGGAGCACGGGGCGACGGTGCACAAGATCGACGTCGAATCCCTCTTGTGCGAACTCAACTGCAACATCAAGAAATAG
- a CDS encoding NADP-dependent malic enzyme → MSKKLGALDYHSSGRKGKIEVIATKPCQTAADLSLAYSPGVAEPCLAIQENPDDAYKYTAKGNLVAVVSNGTAVLGLGNLGALAGKPVMEGKGVLFKRFADIDVFDIELNTENPDEIIKACQLLEPTFGGINLEDIKAPECFYIEEQLKKTMNIPVFHDDQHGTAIICSAALLNALMLVQKKIEDIRIVVNGAGASANSCAKLAIALGVKPNNMIMCDTKGVIYKGRVEGMNPYKELFAAETHFRTLEEAAVGADVLFGLSAKGAFTPEMVRSMAPNPIIFAMANPDPEITPEEAHGVRGDVIIATGRSDYANQVNNVLGFPFIFRGALDVRATAINEEMKLAAVHALAKLAREEVPDSVSKAYGNEKFSFGPTYIIPKPFDPRVLLHVAPAIAQAAMDTGVARLPIADMGKYIEQLESSQGKSKEIMRMIINKAKSDPKKVVFSEGEDDKILRAAQVLVEEGIAKPILIGDQKKIKQKMDDLNLDLDVPIMDPSDSEFTEEYAAELYRLRQRKGLTISECRRIMRRKSRAHFGNMMVHMGHADALLGGIDTHYPETIRPALQVLGKQGGLSSVHGLYMMVSKQNVYFLADTTVTIDPTAEELAETAILAAEMVTKLDIEPRVAMLSFSNFGSVDHPQTRKVKRAVEIVKERAPNLIVEGEMQADTAVVPDLLDGFTFSKLKTPANILIFPDLNSGNICYKLLHHLGGAEAIGPILMGMNKPVHVLQRGDDVNDIVNMAAIAVVDVQNL, encoded by the coding sequence ATGAGCAAAAAATTGGGTGCCCTTGATTACCACTCAAGCGGCAGAAAAGGTAAGATCGAAGTCATCGCCACCAAGCCGTGCCAGACCGCAGCCGACCTGTCCCTCGCCTACTCTCCGGGGGTCGCGGAACCCTGCCTGGCCATCCAGGAGAACCCGGACGACGCCTACAAGTACACGGCGAAGGGGAACCTCGTGGCGGTCGTATCCAACGGCACCGCGGTCCTGGGCCTTGGGAACCTGGGCGCCCTCGCCGGCAAGCCGGTCATGGAAGGGAAAGGTGTCCTCTTCAAGCGTTTCGCCGACATCGACGTCTTCGACATCGAGCTGAACACCGAGAACCCCGACGAGATCATCAAGGCCTGCCAGCTCCTGGAGCCGACCTTCGGCGGCATCAACCTTGAGGACATCAAGGCGCCCGAGTGCTTCTATATCGAGGAGCAGCTCAAGAAGACCATGAACATCCCGGTCTTCCACGACGACCAGCACGGCACCGCCATCATCTGCTCGGCGGCCCTTCTGAATGCCCTGATGCTGGTGCAAAAGAAGATCGAGGACATAAGGATCGTCGTCAACGGCGCCGGCGCCTCGGCCAACTCCTGCGCCAAGCTCGCCATCGCGCTCGGTGTGAAACCCAACAACATGATCATGTGCGACACCAAGGGGGTCATCTACAAGGGGCGCGTCGAGGGGATGAATCCCTACAAGGAACTCTTCGCAGCCGAAACCCACTTCCGCACCCTGGAAGAGGCGGCGGTGGGAGCCGACGTCCTTTTCGGCCTCTCGGCCAAGGGGGCCTTCACACCGGAGATGGTCCGCTCCATGGCGCCGAACCCGATCATCTTCGCCATGGCGAACCCCGACCCGGAAATCACCCCGGAAGAGGCGCACGGGGTGCGCGGCGACGTGATCATCGCGACCGGCAGGAGCGACTACGCGAACCAGGTCAACAACGTCCTCGGCTTCCCCTTCATCTTCCGCGGCGCGCTCGACGTGCGCGCCACTGCCATCAACGAGGAGATGAAGCTCGCCGCGGTGCACGCCCTGGCGAAACTTGCCCGCGAGGAGGTGCCCGACTCCGTCAGCAAGGCCTACGGCAACGAGAAGTTCAGCTTCGGCCCGACCTACATCATCCCCAAACCCTTCGACCCGCGCGTGCTTTTGCACGTGGCCCCGGCGATCGCCCAGGCCGCCATGGACACGGGGGTCGCGCGCCTGCCGATCGCCGACATGGGCAAGTACATCGAGCAGCTCGAGTCCTCGCAGGGCAAATCCAAAGAGATCATGCGCATGATCATCAACAAGGCGAAGAGCGACCCGAAGAAGGTGGTCTTCTCCGAGGGTGAGGACGACAAGATCCTGCGCGCGGCCCAGGTGCTGGTCGAGGAGGGGATCGCCAAGCCGATCCTGATCGGAGACCAGAAGAAGATCAAGCAGAAGATGGACGATCTCAACCTGGACCTCGACGTGCCGATCATGGACCCGTCCGACTCCGAGTTCACCGAGGAGTACGCCGCGGAGCTCTACCGCTTAAGGCAAAGGAAAGGGCTCACCATTTCCGAGTGCCGCCGCATCATGCGCCGCAAGTCGCGGGCACACTTCGGCAACATGATGGTGCACATGGGGCACGCCGACGCTCTTCTGGGCGGGATCGACACCCACTACCCGGAAACCATCCGCCCCGCACTGCAGGTCTTAGGCAAGCAGGGGGGGCTCTCCAGCGTGCACGGCCTCTACATGATGGTGTCCAAACAGAACGTCTACTTCCTGGCCGACACCACGGTGACCATCGATCCGACCGCGGAGGAGCTGGCCGAGACGGCCATTCTCGCCGCCGAGATGGTCACCAAGCTCGACATCGAGCCCCGCGTCGCCATGCTCTCCTTCTCCAACTTCGGCTCGGTGGACCACCCGCAGACGCGCAAGGTCAAGCGCGCCGTCGAGATCGTCAAGGAGCGCGCCCCCAACCTGATAGTAGAGGGTGAGATGCAGGCCGACACCGCCGTGGTCCCCGATCTTCTGGACGGCTTCACCTTCTCGAAACTGAAGACCCCGGCCAACATCCTGATCTTCCCCGACCTCAACTCCGGGAACATCTGCTACAAGCTCTTGCACCACCTGGGCGGCGCCGAGGCGATAGGCCCGATCCTCATGGGGATGAACAAGCCGGTGCACGTACTGCAGCGCGGCGACGACGTCAACGACATCGTCAACATGGCCGCCATCGCCGTGGTGGACGTACAGAACCTGTAG
- a CDS encoding beta-class carbonic anhydrase: protein MTLLDKVLTNNEKFVKPGAFPPLPKDPKRQLAIFTCMDTRLVDFLEPAMGIKRGDAKVIKNAGNTLVDPNGGVIRSLVAAIFLLGVEEIFVIGHKDCGMSSVDAEKLKEKMIARGVDPSAIDSLVPDLGQWMGAFACPEENVERVTQIIRNSPLIPKDVPVHGLIFCPNDGHLEVIVRGY from the coding sequence ATGACCCTGCTTGACAAAGTACTAACCAACAACGAGAAATTCGTGAAGCCGGGGGCCTTCCCCCCCCTGCCCAAGGACCCTAAGCGGCAACTTGCCATCTTCACCTGCATGGACACCCGTCTGGTCGACTTCCTGGAACCCGCGATGGGGATCAAGCGCGGCGACGCCAAAGTGATCAAGAATGCAGGCAATACGCTGGTCGACCCAAACGGCGGGGTGATCAGGAGCCTCGTGGCGGCGATATTCCTTCTGGGAGTCGAGGAGATCTTCGTCATAGGCCACAAGGACTGCGGCATGTCATCGGTCGACGCAGAAAAACTGAAGGAGAAGATGATAGCCCGCGGCGTCGACCCGTCGGCCATCGACAGCCTCGTCCCCGACCTGGGCCAATGGATGGGAGCGTTCGCCTGCCCCGAGGAAAACGTGGAGCGGGTCACCCAGATCATCCGCAACAGCCCGCTCATCCCGAAAGACGTACCGGTCCACGGCCTCATCTTCTGCCCCAACGACGGGCACCTGGAGGTCATCGTCAGGGGGTACTGA
- the coaD gene encoding pantetheine-phosphate adenylyltransferase, which yields MPLKLAVYPGSFDPVTYGHLDIIDRGLKIFDGVIVAVARNSEKNALFTVQERIELLTEILKDRPEARVETFDGLLVDYVRRVGASVVIRGLRAVSDFEFEFQLAQMNRNITRDVETLFMMTSVPYSYLSSSIVKEVSCLNGPVDKLVPPLVKSALDAKFRG from the coding sequence GTGCCCCTGAAGCTGGCTGTATATCCAGGCTCCTTCGATCCCGTAACCTACGGGCATCTCGACATCATCGACCGCGGCCTTAAGATCTTCGACGGCGTCATCGTGGCGGTGGCCCGCAACTCCGAGAAGAACGCGCTCTTCACCGTGCAGGAGAGAATCGAGCTTTTGACCGAGATCCTGAAGGACCGCCCGGAGGCCAGGGTGGAGACTTTCGACGGGCTTTTGGTGGACTACGTGCGGCGCGTCGGCGCCTCCGTCGTCATACGCGGCCTGCGCGCCGTCTCCGACTTCGAGTTCGAGTTCCAGCTGGCCCAGATGAACCGCAACATCACCCGCGACGTGGAAACGTTGTTCATGATGACTTCCGTCCCTTACAGCTACCTCTCCTCTTCCATAGTTAAGGAGGTAAGCTGCCTGAACGGCCCGGTGGACAAGCTGGTCCCGCCGCTGGTGAAAAGCGCGCTGGACGCGAAATTCAGGGGCTGA
- a CDS encoding helix-turn-helix domain-containing protein yields the protein MSSEYNIGPRIKKLRLARKLTLQAVANETGFSPALISQIENDNVSPPIATLSKIAKFFDVKLAQFFSEDEDNRRFEVVRADQRTIVPRVISKEGTRQGYFYESLSFYKQNKKMDAFMVTLTEKAPEANTYSHDGEEFIYVMNGTADFILEDQKITLNEGDSLYFESTLGHRLLSHDGKEVRVLVVVTK from the coding sequence ATGTCGTCAGAGTACAATATCGGGCCGAGGATCAAGAAGCTTCGTTTGGCAAGGAAGCTGACGCTTCAGGCTGTCGCCAACGAGACCGGTTTCTCCCCGGCGCTTATTTCTCAGATCGAAAACGACAACGTCTCCCCCCCCATCGCAACGCTGTCGAAGATCGCCAAGTTCTTCGACGTGAAGCTGGCGCAGTTTTTCAGCGAGGACGAGGACAACCGCAGGTTCGAGGTGGTGCGCGCCGATCAGCGTACCATCGTGCCGCGGGTCATCTCTAAGGAAGGCACGCGCCAGGGGTACTTCTACGAATCCCTCTCCTTCTACAAGCAGAACAAGAAGATGGACGCCTTCATGGTCACCCTCACCGAGAAGGCTCCGGAGGCCAACACCTACAGCCATGACGGCGAGGAGTTCATCTACGTGATGAACGGCACCGCCGACTTCATACTGGAAGACCAGAAGATCACCCTTAACGAGGGGGATTCCCTCTATTTCGAATCGACCCTGGGTCACCGGCTCCTAAGCCACGACGGCAAGGAGGTCCGGGTGCTGGTAGTCGTGACCAAGTAG
- the rsmD gene encoding 16S rRNA (guanine(966)-N(2))-methyltransferase RsmD, with the protein MRVIAGEARGRQLFAPKTMRVRPTSDRVKEALFSILLSRLGDLGGMRVLDVFAGTGNLGIEALSRGADCAVFIDAHRESAEAIRKNLETTRFTEKGKVVTQEAAAALKWLARGEKPFHLVFLDPPYGEGHTERVLELLSSSPLIDAGSTVVAEFAAKEEIPRSFGRLTEIERRVYGDTALSFLTISDRGETCP; encoded by the coding sequence ATGCGGGTGATCGCGGGTGAGGCCCGAGGGCGCCAGCTCTTCGCCCCCAAGACCATGCGGGTACGCCCTACCTCGGACCGGGTCAAGGAGGCGCTCTTCAGCATACTCTTGAGCCGGCTGGGCGACCTGGGCGGCATGAGGGTTTTGGACGTCTTCGCAGGGACCGGGAACCTCGGCATCGAAGCCTTGAGCCGCGGCGCCGATTGCGCCGTTTTTATCGACGCGCACCGGGAATCGGCAGAGGCGATCCGGAAAAACCTGGAGACGACCAGGTTCACGGAGAAGGGAAAGGTCGTGACGCAGGAAGCGGCGGCGGCGCTCAAGTGGCTCGCGCGCGGCGAGAAGCCTTTCCATCTGGTCTTTCTCGATCCACCCTACGGCGAGGGGCACACGGAGCGGGTGCTGGAGCTTCTCTCCTCCTCCCCCCTCATCGATGCAGGCTCGACCGTGGTCGCCGAGTTTGCGGCCAAAGAAGAGATCCCCCGCAGTTTCGGCAGGCTAACGGAGATCGAGCGACGCGTCTACGGCGACACCGCCCTCTCCTTTTTAACTATTTCGGACAGAGGTGAAACGTGCCCCTGA